In a single window of the Desulfobacterales bacterium genome:
- a CDS encoding type II toxin-antitoxin system YafQ family toxin, with the protein MKLKVRRTSQFKRDIKKLIRGGKDIEKLLDVIEMLAEGQVLPIKYKDHPLRGEYKSKRDCHIEPDWILIYEIENIEIILYRTGSHAELFK; encoded by the coding sequence TTGAAACTAAAGGTGCGAAGGACGAGCCAGTTTAAGAGAGATATTAAAAAACTTATCAGAGGCGGAAAAGATATAGAAAAATTATTAGATGTTATTGAAATGCTCGCTGAAGGACAGGTATTGCCTATTAAATATAAAGATCATCCGCTTAGAGGCGAATATAAAAGTAAACGAGATTGTCATATTGAACCAGATTGGATTTTAATTTACGAGATAGAGAATATAGAGATTATTCTTTATCGAACAGGCAGTCATGCTGAACTTTTTAAATAG